The Nostoc sp. NIES-3756 DNA window GTAGTTAACAATGCGATTTTATTAGTGGATAGAGCCTTGCAACTCCAGCAAGAGGGGGAAGATTATGATGCTTCACTTTATAATGCCACCCGCGATCGCCTCCGGGCTATTTTCATGTCTGCCGGAACCAGTGTTATAGGGATGTTTCCACTAGCAGCTTTCCCCGGACAGGGGTCGGAATTGTATCAAGGTTTAGGCATTGTCTTAACTGGTGGGTTAGCATTCTCCACAATCCTAACTCCTACCGTTGTTCCTGCCCTCATGGGATTATTACACGATATTTCCGGACGTAACTCAAAATCAAAACCCAAGAACCCTACAGATATTACTACTAATACTCAAGTTAGGGTTTCATAAAAGACTATTTTAAAACATAGGGACTTACAGTTAATTGTAAGTCCCTAATTTCTTTTATTCCTCTACTTTAAGCGGTTACTAAATTTCTCCGGTAATATTAACCAACTCGTGATTACACTTCATTAATTCGTAAAGGTCGTAAGCATACAAATCTTCTTGATGAGGCTCATTACTCTGGCTTGCTGCCACAATGGGATCGTTATAAGCTTTAGTTCTACCAATTAGCAAAAGCTTTTTACCTGCAAGCTCTCCAATTAACTTAAATTTATGCTCAGGTAAAAAGTTAACATGAGCAAAAAAATTACGATTTTTAATTTTCATCTTTCCTCCTGACTTGTTGGCAAATAACTCTTTAAGCTATTGAATTACGCAAAATTGAGCAAATAATTGATATGTGCTGTGTTTGTATTTCACCTACAAAAAACCAAGATTTCCACACTAACTATTGAGAGTGTCTACGCTGATATCAAAAGTAATGTGGGTAACAGAATGCTTTATCTGGCAAAACATAGTCGAGTATACCTCAAGGCAATAAATCCAGCCTCAACTTCTAGAAACATAGACTATAAAATCTTATCTCCAGAACAAGGGCGGGTAGGACGAAGCGTATACCAGCCAAGGATACTGACGACAGGCATTATTTATATAAATGCCGCTCGTTCAATCTCCTCCCAATGCCTACGAAGTTAGCTGACGGGCTAGGACTGAGAGATGTCCTTCTTTCAATACTCTAGTTCTAAGATAGGAACTTTACTTTTCACACCTTAGCTTGAGCTTTTTTGGCAGATACGCCCCATACTTGGTTCCTCCGCTCCTAGCTGACCCTGTGAATAAACTTTTAAGGTAAGCATGGATTAGGCAGACTGATTTTTGTTCTCTGAAATACTAACTTTTTTGGACATCAGATGACAAATTGGTAAACAAAAAGATACGATCGCATTCACTCTACTGATTCAATACTGTAAGAGTGACGCTAAGTTACAACCGATGTAACCAATTGCCAAAGGAGTTTTATCTTTTAATAACCGGAGCATCTGTTCCAGATTTTGTGGCAGAGTCGCACCATATACCCGCCAGAGTTTTTCCCGCAGTTGAGATAAAATCCGATCGCCTACTATATCATCGCTACCAGGACGTAATAACCAATGGGTTCGTAGTATTTTGCAATGGTGAAGCTTACAACTCTCCACTACTTGCTGGATTTCTTGAGCAGCCTTTTCTACTAATTCGTCGGTAACAAACTTCATCACTAAGGGTTGTAATGTAAATGATGTATCGCCGCTACCGACCCATTTCTCCAATAGCGATCGCCTCTCTAATGCGATAATTGCTTCTAGAAGAATGGCAGGATCAACAGATATTAGCAAATGGGTTTGTAAACGAGAAAAAGAAATAGGTTCTTGCCAAATTGCTAACCAGTAAATGATATCTTGCTCTAAATCAGCAATTTGTTCAAACTGCTGCTTGAGAATACCACGTAAGCGATCGCCAATTACTACAGTATTCTGGCTCAAAAACGCTGCGATATTCCCCGCAAACACAGATTGAATCAACGGTGACACCAATTTTAACGCCAAAGGATGACCACGATAAAGTTGAATTAAGACTGACAGTCCTAGTTCTTTCTGGGCAAACCCTTTTGATTTTAATAGTTCTAGCGCCTCAATTTTTAGCAAACCTTTTAAGGTGAGGCTGCGGACTGTTTTTGTATCGTTGGCAAGAAATTTTGGCTGTTCACGGCTGGTAATGAGAACACAGCTATGATGACGATTTTTACTTAGCTGTTGCAAAAATTGACTATATTCTGGTTGTGACAAAACAGCCTCCACCCCATCCAAAATTAGCAAATAACGGCGCTGTTGCAAGTAATGGATGAGTTTTGTTGTAGCTTGTGGAATATTATCAATAACGGCTTGAGCAAATATATTCAAAAGACTATCAAGGAGAGAACTTAGAGATGGTGTAGTCTGGAGGTTACGCCAAATTAAGCCGTCAAATTTTAACTGCACATGATCTACTAAAGCCAAG harbors:
- a CDS encoding NB-ARC domain-containing protein — its product is MSNSLKASTAGLVIVDKARQRLGWTKTSTARWWQDAHTSRATLRRFWQGDRIQQEIFIAICQAVGIHNWETIADIPDADEKAISIPYLDWDEAPDVESFYGRSRELAQLEQWLIADACKLVAIVGIGGIGKTALALALVDHVQLKFDGLIWRNLQTTPSLSSLLDSLLNIFAQAVIDNIPQATTKLIHYLQQRRYLLILDGVEAVLSQPEYSQFLQQLSKNRHHSCVLITSREQPKFLANDTKTVRSLTLKGLLKIEALELLKSKGFAQKELGLSVLIQLYRGHPLALKLVSPLIQSVFAGNIAAFLSQNTVVIGDRLRGILKQQFEQIADLEQDIIYWLAIWQEPISFSRLQTHLLISVDPAILLEAIIALERRSLLEKWVGSGDTSFTLQPLVMKFVTDELVEKAAQEIQQVVESCKLHHCKILRTHWLLRPGSDDIVGDRILSQLREKLWRVYGATLPQNLEQMLRLLKDKTPLAIGYIGCNLASLLQY